The Dioscorea cayenensis subsp. rotundata cultivar TDr96_F1 chromosome 8, TDr96_F1_v2_PseudoChromosome.rev07_lg8_w22 25.fasta, whole genome shotgun sequence genome segment AAATTACTATGGTAGATTAAGAGACATTATTGAGTTAGATTACTATGGTAATTTTAAGGTTGTGTTGTTCAAGTGTGATTGGGTTGATGTACACCATAATACGGGTATTAGGCAAGATGAATTTGGGTTCATTCTCGTAAATTTTTCTCGCCTAATACATACCGGtgaaaaattagagcatgatcCCTATGTGTTCTCATCTCAAGTTGAACAAGTGTTTTATGTGCAAGATATGAAGAATGAGAATTGGTCTATAGTTATCAAGACTAGGCCTAGGGATTTGTTTGATATGGGTGATATAGACCATTGAAAAGATGTTAGTAATTTCCATGTATCTTTGAATGGAACtttgttttttatctttaattggtatttttcttttttttaatatatttgttgattttaagCTAGTTATATTTCTTTAGCTCTAATTTTTTAGTCTCGGAAGCATGAATTGGTATGTGAATTACTTGCATAAATTGTTTAAGTTCATTTGGTGAATTAGAACATGTTCTTACAATGTATGTTAGTTTATAATTCTATCAAAGTTTATGACAACCTATTTTAGAAAtgccaaaaaatatattttgtgttttctctacATGCAATTATTGTTCAGTATCATTATAGTCACTAGTTACTTTCATGGAAATTAGTACAGATTTTGCATACAAAGGAGTCCATTATCTTATGAACTAAAGGAAGTTGAATTATCAACTTTGCAAAGAGTAAGTTTTTGAATCTCTAGTTTCATGACTAtctttttgttaccttttgatattaattcttgatttagttattaattattgaaGCATTTGTAGAATATAGTTCATTCCTAATTCTTATAAAGATTCATGGATTGTGAAAACTCATGGCTAGTACACAAGAAATTGTTATTGCaatctaataaatataaaatttgtatagGAAAACTCATGGCTCGAGGATCAAAAAGCTTGAAGATTATGGAGCTATTAGAAGCTCATACTTCTTCACATCATGAATCAACTGGGCAAGAAAATGATGCTAGTACACAAGAAAAACAGTCCCGACATAGAGGAAAGACAGTAATGGCAAATGTTTGGACATCAacagaaaaatttataattaaagtaGATAAATATGGAGTCCCATGCACCAAAGATGCTTccacactaagttctttccttggTGTGCTTGCAAAGAATGGTGCTTATGCTCCAATCAACATTCCTAATTGGAGACATGAAGATTTTACTCCATACAAAGCGAAATGTCTAAAACTCCTAATGGTaattttttccaatattttttatgttgtctTCTCTTTTCACATATTCATAGTTAATGTtggttgttattattaaattaatgctGGATGACAGGAAAAATGTGATTTTCCTCATACACAAGAGACGGTTACATGGATTTTGCAAAATCTAAACAAGAGATGGAGAGATTGGAAAGGTGACTTGAAGGCAGAATTTtatattccaaaagaaaaagaatgagtttTAGTGGAGCCACCTTCAACTATTCTTGAAGAACAATGGCCCGGCCTTGTTCGTCAATGGTATAACCCAAGGAATGAGGTAATTggtataagttttatttaaattattattgttactattatgacttgtatttgagtttaatttatcttttataattgGAATATGGTTTTATTGTGTAGGAACTtgctgaaataaataaaagaaatgcaaaaaaacaaaacaatgcacATACATGTGGTCGAAAAAGTTTTGCACGAATTAGGAAAGAAATAGTAAgtgatttcttttataattaatgttagaatgaaatgattaaagttttgattgtttAATAGGAAAATGAAACGGAGAAAGAGCCGGATCATCTTACAATGTGGGATGCAActcataaaaagaaagatggtaGCTATGTAAATGAAGAATTTAGAAAGAAATTGGTGAGTGATCTATTTATAAGAaagattattttcttatttccaTGTTAATGCCTTGTATGATGTTTCTcattcttgtaaaaaaaaaagcttgctacattttaattatttatttatttttattgacaaaGAATGAGATCAAATGCAAATACCTGCCTTTTCACACTAAGACAATATATGTTGTCTCAGTTAGAATTATCACTTACCATCATATCATCTCTTCCATGCCCATTAGCATCTATCATGCTTCTTGGGGAATCTAGTCGttgttctaatttttaattagtttcataCTGTATCTTCTAtgatagaaaaatgaaaaagaaagacaaagaaaaagattcaattctctttctctctctctttacaTGGTATAAATTTTAGTAAGTTGGATTAGTTTAGAGATGGTTTCAATTAAACCATTCCTTAAATAAGTTTCTTATAGCTAATAGAagctttaaaaattaaacattcctTAAAAATCTTCATAAGCCagctttaaaaattttcatttctttgccATCTATCATATACCTCTCTATTTTCATTATGTTGCCAGTATTTTTGATATTGTTGAcgatattgtttttttgtttctattttcaataatatttagTTGAACTTACAGGAAGCAGCACATGATCTCCAAGATAGTTACACAAGCTCAAgtgcaaattttgaagaaaatgaaatcaatgaaatggtATTTCAAAAGATTTATGGAGCTGAACATAATGGTAGGGTGTGTGGTTTGGGATTAGGCCCTACTCCAAGTAGGTATTTTAGTGTCATATCGAAATTCACTAGCACAAGTGCTTCAACTACTGACAACAATCATAAAGCGGAGTTGGAGAACGTTAAATTGGAATTGGCTGAGATGAAGGATAAATATGAGAAGCTAAGCTCAGATTTGGCTGATATGAAAGAGTTATTTGGAGGGTTTATGGCTGAAAGAAGTTTAAATGATAGGATGTCTAAAGCACCCGCCGAGGAAGTAAATTATTTGTCTTACTTTTTATCACTTTTcattcttaaataataaattaaaacatcttTTTGTAATGATGTCCATAGGTTGAAGATGTTGCATCTGCTGGATCGATATCATCGGACAAAAATCTAAACATCATGTGGCTCAAGAGGTTTCGTCGGATATTACCTTGaactagtttttattatttcattttatgaaACTTATCTACATGCTAGAACAATTGAGcacatacaaattaaaaaaacaaaaaaatgatgagTGTCTTTTAATTGGATGTGGAATTCGACAACGGGTTTTCCCTTGTCAAATACCTGCAGATTAGAAGTTTGTGGATTACCATAACATGTGTGCTCCATCAAAGCAAAAAAAGGTTCATCCACAACATGACTTTTCATATTATGCGTTTGGAATGAGTTTACATGCCAAGACATGCAACTTTTTGGATGGATTGGTTGATTcctctgtttttgtttttaaagatgTGATAAGAAtggtacatatatatgtatatatatacatataaatcttTTAGTAAAGGATTTTGAGTACCATagctttcatttatttatttaattttgtgattCTATCAGTTATCGgtttttgtcttttattaaAAGTCTACTAATTTGTCACATTCATGAGTATTTAAAGCCATGATTTTGCATATATCCAATTCATTAATAAGTTTAAGTTGACTAGGTCTTGACTCACAGCTTAAATTATTTCCATATTAATTGGATGCATTTGTTAAGTTTGTTATAATTAGCTTATTTGATTATATGTTTGgtttaaattgaaatatgaaaagaattgagtaatataaactataaaaaattttaaatataatcattaattttgaatttggaGAAAGCTATTAGAGAGCTTTGAGTGTTAAACTAATGAATAGAAATATAGGAAATGAGACTTTTAGTACTCTAATGTTTTTGCCTTTCAAAGGACTAATCAGATTGTGATGAAAAATGCTCAAACCAATGGAAATGGACAGCATGAAGAATGTTTTTGCCTTGCACGTTATACTAGTTACTTAcactttgtgttttctctacATGCAATTATTGTTCAGTATCATTTTAGTTACTAGTTACTATAATGGAAATTAGTACAAATCTTGCATTCAAAGGAGTCCATCATCTTATGAACTAAAGGAAGTTCAATTATCAACTTTGCAAAGGGTAAGTTTTTGAATCTCTAGTTGATGACTACCTTTTTGTTACCATTTGATATTAATTCCTGATCtagttattaattattgaatCCCAATGCATGAATCATGGCATCCAGAGACTTAACATCAGCTGTTCATTGGTGTCAATTTTGATTAAGATtggattttgtttaatgtttttgcagattttggagaattcatggttaaagatcaagagggttgaagatgaggATACATGaaggtttttttattgtgtaattaactcaaaaaatattttgtaatgaaagtacaCAAATAGTGTAAAACTCTTACATTTTGCAAGTACTCAAAATACATTACACTTTAATTCATAACATGTCAAtaaagttcaatgaaattaaatttagtatatttttgaatgtaatgaaaatttatgtttttgatttacaggttaaacaaatttatttattattaataggggaaaaaaataaaattcaatttaattaaatgaacaaatttagaggtggttataaccacctctaaaagtatgaacatgcaagaaattataaactatagaggcggttataactgcctctaccacttataatttttagaagtggttataaccacctctaaaactattgaggattaatgaaaatttaatagctattgaggcggttataaccacctctactataataaatttttagaggcggttataaccgcctctaaaactatggtaatgaaaacttaatagctatagaggcggttataaccgcttctaaaactattgatgtttgatgaaaacttagtagttatagaggcggttataaccgcctctaatcttgttattaaaaaccgTTTTCGTAGATAaaacttaccccaacggttggtacaaaccggctctaaagtgtagagccCGCTTGATACAAGGCGGTTTAGAGACGGGTAAAAAACCAACGCTACatctatagaggcggttataaccgcctctatagggcttgaaaaccgcctcaaaaacactttttttgtgTAGTGAAAGTTCTGTCTATCAGAACTACTTAAACTAACAAGTGCCATCTCGACTTCCTTCATTGTAGGTCTCTCATCCCCTCGCAATCTCAGGCAGGTCTCCGCAATCTTTGCAACTGCTTCAATCTGTCTTCTGGATTCTATGTTCACAATATGAGATTCAACGATCTTAATGAGGCGCTTTTTCTTCATAGCAGAGATGAACCATGAACGCAAGTTTGTTTGCTGTTCAgtcaaagtaaaagaaacaggGTTTTTACCTGTTAAAATCTCCACTAAAATAACTCCAAAACTATAAACATCATTCTTGTGATTCAGCTTCCTAGTATGATAATACTCAGGATCTAAATATCCCAATGTTCCTTGAACAAGGGTAACTAGACCAGAACCGACACTTGCACTCTCATCTACCAGAATTGATCTTGATGCTCCAAAGTCAGACATTTTGGCAGTGAAATTGTTGTCCAAAAGTATGTTGGAAGACTTGACATCTCTATGAAAAATGAAGATAGAAGCATTACAGTGGAGATATGCAAGTGCACCTGAAATTTCAGTAACAATCCTTAATCTGTTCTCCCACGATAATGAGGATGAACTTTGCCGGACGTGGAGGTGATTAGCAAGTGTCCCATTGGGAATGAAATCAAAAACCAACAATGGCACTTCTGTCTCTAAGCAGCAGCCAAAGAGCTTTACCACATTCTTATGTCTGATTTTAGAGAGAATGAACAGCTCGTTAATGAAATCTTTCATGTCTTGTGGGTTCGTTAGCTTGGACATCTTGATGGCTACTGCCCGTTTATCAGATAAGAAGCCTTTGAAAACTGTAGCATGGCCGCCATTGCCAATGATGCTGGTGGGATTGAAGTTGTTGGTGGCTTTCTCTAGATCTCTTACTGTGTAGATGGTAAATCCATATTCCGATAGGCCTTCACTTGAGGAGATGAGTTTGCGCAGGAGTATACTTTGATTGTTAGAGTAGTGCTCTCTCTTATCCTGCTCTAAATTACATGCCCACCATTTGCCTCGGAGACACCTTGCAAGCACAAGTAGCGCAAGCTGAATGGCAACAGTAGTATTCAGGGCAAGTAGAAGATCAAAAGTTCTCTCAATGTGAAGCACACCATCATTAAAGGTTTGAAAGATGTACCATCTGCGAGATGCTTCTCCGGCAAAATCAAGAAATCAGTCAAATGACAATATCTAGTTAACTTGTGAACATTATTAAATCAAGGTTTATTATGATGATGGAgttcttttatttgattatcTAAACTTTACAAAACAGGCATAatataaagtaataaataaCTTTGATTATCTAAACTTCACAAAATATACATACCAGGCCCATGACAATAATCCAAAATAGGTTTAATGGGCTTAAAATCAAACATAATATGGTGTTTAATTATGTTGTacataaaaagtaataaatgaTTTTGGTTACTTATAATGGTAAGCGTATAAAAGCAAAATTAATGAAGTACATAGTATTTGATGAATTTCTCTGATATCCTTAATTAGCAACATTAATTAGGTTAACCGACATTTTTATTGGGATATAGatacaaacaacaacaaaaacaatttaGTGCAATATATAGATAGACAATCAGAAATATTTTCAGGGATTCAGCACTAAGTAGTGACATATATACTCTATTccatgtattttaatttttgaacttATTTAGTCTccatttaattatcaaatactATCAACATAATTAAagcaacttaatttttttaaataaaaaataaaggtaaaaCAATATGCATAACTGTACGTATGTACCTGATTGCTTACAATAATGAATTCTTAGGAAGGATGTATTGCACCACCCAAAGCCTGAGATCCCCAAAGAAGATGAGTCAGCGATGCTTGAGCTTGAGTCCATGAACGTGTCAAAGCTGTTGATCAGAGCTTCATGTGGCTAGTCAGAGCTAACATAGTTGACTAAGCAGTAGATTGGGCTACAACAGTACGAATTATGAAAAGCACGCGTTGATTGGAGAGTTCTGTCCAAATGGCGCCGCTCGATAGGATGTTTAttttctatgctttaatgtttgtCTGCTACCTTACTTGCATGCGAGTTATCTTATGCCTTTATATTCTCATGTTTTGTATCTCTTTTGTTAAGCAAGCTAAGTAAGTTCAAGCTAAGCTTCAGTGTGTCCACCTAAATTGTGTGTGTGTCGAATCAAATAGCATCCTTAGTTTAACAGAACGCACTGTTACGATAGTCATCATCCATCCAACAAAACTCCCTGAGGTAATCAAAACTGGAACTGAATACCAAAACTGGATTCATGGAATGGACCAGACACTGCTCCATGTCCTTGTGTTTGATCACCTTCATTGATGTAAAGTTGGGGGACAACCCGTTACCAACTTGTGTATTGTTGGAAAATACAGCAGCGTCAGCCGGTTCATGTTGCATGCATGGCAGTATGATCAGCAGGAGCAGCAGCATGTCTCTGATAAGATTCAAACACTCAAACCTCACACTTGTTTACACTCACAGCTCTTAGAAGATGATAACCAGGAAATAAACCTCAACAAGACAAAATAACTTGCTTGACCTTTCTTACTCCACTACCATtacatataagaaaagaaaaagcaaaaagcaaaagaacaaaCTCCCAACCAGAAGATGACAACGGATacaactaaaaagtaaaaagcaaATGCTAGCTAGGATAACATAATGAGCTAGGAAACAACTAGCTTCCCATGTCCAATCAGAGCACACAATTTCATACTTGTCCATGAACGCGAACAGCTTGCACCAAAGCTCAATATTTGAGCCAAAACCTTGAGACTCCTGAGCTATCTTCTCCTCGAGACTTCTGATAAAAAGTTTCTGAGTATTCTCTAACAGTCTCCTGATAAACACAAGTAGCAactcttcttgttatttttcatcatGGCTTCCTTCTTGAAAGGAGATACAGATATGAAAGCTCTGAAATCCAGAACCAATGAACATTTAggtagcgtttggttggatgtaattctaaatgcagtggatttctagttacaatgtaactggaaatacttggctttcaaaatacattgcagtcaaatcttgtgtttggt includes the following:
- the LOC120267339 gene encoding putative wall-associated receptor kinase-like 16, with translation MLLLLLIILPCMQHEPADAAVFSNNTQVGNGLSPNFTSMKVIKHKDMEQCLVHSMNPVLVFSSSFDYLREFCWMDDDYRNTSRRWYIFQTFNDGVLHIERTFDLLLALNTTVAIQLALLVLARCLRGKWWACNLEQDKREHYSNNQSILLRKLISSSEGLSEYGFTIYTVRDLEKATNNFNPTSIIGNGGHATVFKGFLSDKRAVAIKMSKLTNPQDMKDFINELFILSKIRHKNVVKLFGCCLETEVPLLVFDFIPNGTLANHLHVRQSSSSLSWENRLRIVTEISGALAYLHCNASIFIFHRDVKSSNILLDNNFTAKMSDFGASRSILVDESASVGSGLVTLVQGTLGYLDPEYYHTRKLNHKNDVYSFGVILVEILTGKNPVSFTLTEQQTNLRSWFISAMKKKRLIKIVESHIVNIESRRQIEAVAKIAETCLRLRGDERPTMKEVEMALLMLSLWMP